A DNA window from Candidatus Edwardsbacteria bacterium contains the following coding sequences:
- the valS gene encoding valine--tRNA ligase — MGKIPEKYEFAEIEKKLMQRWLDEKMFQWDENRGRNETFVVDTPPPTVSGSLHVGSAFGYIQQDVIVRQKRMKGLNIFYPMGWDDNGLPTERRVQNFYNVRCNTHLPYQPGFKPKNDKKSRPEEINRDNFIELCHNVTGEDEKVFKQLWQHLGLSIDWRLEYATIDDLCRRTSQLSFAKLFRDGHVYSMFAPHLWDVDFQTAVSQAEVEDKNLPGFFHNIRFGVEGDSTGSSQAASFVIATTRPELLASCVAVIAHPDDERYKSLFGKKAVTPLFHVPVPIIANDKADPEKGTGILMVCTFGDVMDVEWWRQYKLPLRQTIGRNGRMMPVQFGTQGWESLAVDKANEFYGQISGKNIKQAQAAVVQMLRTSEAEALPGLGVPLTEEPKPIEHPVKMYEKGERPLEIIPTRQWYIRIMDKKEALIEQGNKINWHPDFMKVRYENWVQGLNQDWCVSRQRYFGVPFPIWYKLDSEGNPDYENPILADEKMLPTDPQSHPAPGFDESLRDKPNGFTGDPDVMDTWATSSMTPQIASHWALDDGRHGKVFPMDIRPQGPEIIRTWAFYTIVKAYLHENQIPWHSVLVNGWILDPDRKKMSKSVGNVITPEHLLQQYSSDGVRYWSAKARLGVDTAYDEAMFANGKRLVTKLYNASKFVSGHLLNQDLASLTSDRITEELDRSFMDHLLQVVNKAGKHFDNFEYADALQYTESFFWEKFCDNYLELVKVRAYQEEMTPGKISALATLKFTLSVLLRLFAPFVPFFTEEAWGWIFASEQGRNKSIHTSAWPEEKEFSGIAKPGVNDAFGAAMEVLAAVRKAKSEAKVSVKTPLKSLTISGDKEDIKVIKLIWNDLLPTAGANDAITIEGKPEGSRFEIKAEL, encoded by the coding sequence ATGGGAAAGATACCAGAAAAATACGAGTTTGCCGAGATCGAAAAAAAGCTGATGCAGCGCTGGCTGGATGAGAAGATGTTCCAGTGGGACGAAAACCGCGGACGCAATGAAACGTTCGTGGTTGATACTCCGCCGCCCACGGTAAGCGGCTCTCTGCATGTTGGCTCGGCCTTCGGCTACATCCAACAGGACGTGATCGTCCGCCAGAAAAGGATGAAAGGTTTAAATATATTCTACCCCATGGGCTGGGATGACAACGGACTTCCCACCGAGCGGCGGGTGCAGAATTTCTACAACGTCCGGTGTAACACCCATCTGCCGTATCAGCCCGGCTTCAAACCCAAGAACGATAAAAAATCTCGTCCCGAGGAGATCAACCGGGACAATTTCATCGAGCTCTGCCACAATGTCACCGGAGAGGACGAAAAGGTCTTCAAACAGCTATGGCAGCACCTGGGCCTGTCCATCGACTGGCGGCTGGAATACGCCACCATCGACGACCTCTGCCGGAGAACCTCGCAGCTGTCGTTCGCAAAGCTTTTTCGTGACGGCCATGTCTACTCCATGTTTGCCCCCCATCTGTGGGATGTTGATTTTCAGACTGCGGTATCACAGGCCGAAGTGGAGGATAAAAATTTACCGGGATTCTTCCATAACATCAGATTTGGAGTAGAGGGTGATTCGACAGGCTCATCACAAGCGGCATCGTTTGTCATTGCTACCACCAGGCCGGAATTGCTGGCCTCCTGCGTGGCGGTGATCGCCCATCCCGATGATGAGAGATACAAATCGTTGTTCGGCAAAAAAGCGGTGACCCCGCTGTTTCATGTTCCGGTGCCGATCATTGCCAACGACAAGGCCGATCCCGAGAAGGGCACCGGTATCCTGATGGTCTGCACCTTCGGCGACGTCATGGATGTCGAATGGTGGCGCCAGTACAAACTTCCACTCAGACAGACCATAGGCCGCAACGGCCGGATGATGCCGGTACAGTTCGGTACCCAGGGTTGGGAAAGCCTGGCTGTGGACAAGGCCAATGAATTTTACGGACAGATCTCCGGAAAGAACATCAAGCAGGCGCAGGCTGCAGTAGTTCAGATGTTGAGAACCTCAGAGGCTGAGGCCTTGCCGGGACTGGGTGTGCCATTGACCGAGGAGCCAAAGCCCATCGAGCATCCGGTAAAAATGTATGAGAAGGGCGAGCGCCCGCTGGAGATAATCCCCACCCGTCAGTGGTATATCCGGATAATGGATAAGAAAGAGGCCCTGATAGAACAGGGCAACAAGATCAATTGGCATCCCGATTTTATGAAGGTTCGCTACGAGAACTGGGTGCAGGGCTTGAACCAGGATTGGTGCGTCAGCCGCCAGCGGTATTTCGGGGTGCCGTTCCCCATCTGGTACAAGCTGGACTCAGAAGGTAATCCCGACTACGAAAATCCCATTCTGGCCGATGAAAAAATGCTACCCACCGATCCCCAGTCGCATCCCGCCCCGGGATTCGATGAAAGCCTGCGGGACAAGCCCAACGGTTTCACTGGCGACCCCGATGTGATGGATACCTGGGCCACCAGTTCCATGACCCCGCAGATCGCCAGTCACTGGGCGCTGGATGATGGTCGCCACGGCAAGGTGTTTCCCATGGATATCCGCCCCCAGGGGCCTGAGATCATCCGCACCTGGGCCTTCTACACCATAGTCAAGGCTTATTTGCACGAAAACCAGATCCCTTGGCATAGCGTGCTGGTTAACGGATGGATCCTGGATCCCGACCGTAAGAAGATGTCCAAAAGCGTAGGCAATGTGATCACCCCGGAACATCTGTTGCAGCAGTATTCGTCGGATGGGGTCCGCTACTGGTCGGCCAAGGCCCGGCTTGGGGTGGATACCGCCTACGATGAGGCCATGTTTGCCAACGGCAAGCGGCTGGTCACCAAGTTGTACAACGCCTCCAAGTTCGTATCCGGCCACCTGCTGAACCAGGATCTGGCTTCTCTGACTTCGGACAGGATCACCGAGGAATTGGACCGCAGTTTTATGGATCATCTGCTGCAGGTGGTGAACAAGGCTGGCAAGCACTTTGATAATTTCGAATACGCCGATGCTTTGCAGTATACCGAATCATTCTTCTGGGAAAAATTCTGCGATAATTATCTGGAGTTGGTCAAGGTACGGGCCTATCAGGAGGAGATGACCCCGGGGAAGATCTCGGCCCTGGCCACCCTGAAATTCACCCTGTCGGTTCTGTTGAGGCTGTTCGCCCCGTTTGTCCCTTTCTTTACCGAGGAGGCCTGGGGCTGGATATTCGCCTCGGAGCAAGGCCGAAATAAATCGATACACACCTCTGCCTGGCCGGAAGAGAAGGAATTCTCCGGCATAGCAAAACCAGGGGTGAACGATGCTTTCGGGGCGGCCATGGAGGTCCTGGCCGCGGTCCGCAAGGCCAAGAGCGAGGCCAAGGTCAGCGTCAAGACGCCCCTGAAGAGCCTAACAATATCGGGTGATAAGGAGGATATAAAGGTCATAAAATTGATCTGGAATGACCTGTTGCCGACGGCAGGTGCCAATGATGCTATAACAATTGAGGGCAAGCCGGAAGGCAGCAGGTTCGAGATCAAAGCGGAACTCTAA
- a CDS encoding CsgG/HfaB family protein → MKKAALVVGLCLLLTGLAMGGTQKTTISVMDLNTSSGLSQKELSLLTDKLLNSLVEYRVYDVVERSKRDEILKEQGFQMTGACSEASCLVEIGQLLGAQKMIGGTIGKLGAIYVVELRMIDIQSGGIDLSFSRNYGKIADLLSAMKEAAEIFSSWKPGAGQSAKPGGLFVVTEPDGAKILVDGKEHTGLTPNL, encoded by the coding sequence ATGAAAAAGGCGGCGCTGGTTGTTGGTCTATGTCTTTTATTGACCGGCTTGGCCATGGGCGGTACACAAAAAACCACTATCTCGGTGATGGACCTCAATACCTCTTCGGGCCTTTCTCAGAAGGAGCTTTCCCTGCTGACAGACAAACTGCTGAACAGTTTGGTGGAATACCGGGTTTACGATGTGGTGGAAAGATCAAAAAGAGACGAAATCCTCAAAGAACAGGGCTTCCAGATGACCGGGGCCTGCAGCGAGGCCTCCTGCCTGGTTGAAATCGGCCAACTGCTGGGCGCCCAGAAGATGATCGGCGGCACTATCGGTAAATTAGGCGCTATCTATGTGGTGGAACTGCGGATGATAGACATCCAGAGCGGCGGCATAGACCTGTCTTTCTCCCGTAATTACGGGAAAATAGCTGACTTGCTAAGCGCTATGAAGGAAGCGGCCGAGATATTCTCCTCCTGGAAGCCGGGGGCCGGCCAATCCGCCAAACCGGGCGGGCTTTTTGTAGTCACCGAACCCGACGGCGCCAAGATCCTGGTGGACGGCAAAGAACATACTGGTTTGACTCCGAACCTGAT